A section of the Umboniibacter marinipuniceus genome encodes:
- a CDS encoding peroxiredoxin, which translates to MKFFAAALTALISLNAFALEVGDQAPAFELPASDGNTYNSQDFIGKQAVVIAWYPKAFTSGCTVECKSLAMNGHLIEEYDAAYFMASVDPLEDNTRFAEENDAKFPILSDEDKTVAEAMDVLIPVIGVASRVTIYIDIDGNIAFIDDDINPATSAEDIAARLGELNTPKA; encoded by the coding sequence ATGAAATTTTTCGCTGCTGCCTTAACGGCATTAATTAGCCTTAACGCGTTTGCGCTCGAAGTTGGTGACCAAGCCCCAGCCTTCGAACTACCTGCTAGTGACGGCAACACCTACAACTCCCAAGATTTCATCGGCAAACAAGCCGTAGTTATTGCGTGGTACCCCAAAGCTTTCACAAGCGGTTGCACGGTTGAGTGCAAGTCACTAGCAATGAACGGCCATTTAATTGAAGAGTACGATGCCGCGTACTTTATGGCCAGTGTTGACCCGCTTGAGGATAACACCCGTTTTGCTGAAGAGAATGACGCCAAGTTCCCCATTCTTTCAGACGAGGACAAGACTGTCGCCGAGGCGATGGACGTTTTGATTCCTGTAATAGGAGTTGCCTCAAGAGTAACGATCTACATCGATATCGATGGCAACATTGCGTTTATCGATGACGACATCAACCCGGCAACGTCAGCAGAAGACATTGCCGCGCGTTTAGGAGAGCTAAATACCCCGAAGGCGTAG
- the nth gene encoding endonuclease III: MNKAERVDYIFDKLMQTYPEPPVPLDHFDSYSLLVAVLLSAQCTDARVNTVTPALWQLADNPFDMAKQSVADIQAIIRPCGLSPQKAKAIQGLSQILVAKHNGQVPDNFKDLEALPGVGHKTAGVVMAQAFGHPAFPVDTHIHRLAQRWGLTSGKSVEQTERDLKRLFPESAWNKLHLQIIFWGRDYCTARGCDGRVCEICTNTYPDRKHAKKLKKP; the protein is encoded by the coding sequence ATGAACAAAGCTGAGCGCGTTGACTATATCTTCGATAAACTCATGCAGACCTATCCTGAACCACCTGTGCCGCTTGATCACTTTGACAGCTACTCGCTGTTAGTGGCCGTTCTGCTTTCTGCACAATGCACGGATGCGCGCGTTAACACAGTAACACCTGCGCTCTGGCAACTTGCCGATAACCCGTTCGATATGGCAAAGCAATCAGTCGCAGATATCCAAGCCATCATCCGACCTTGTGGATTGTCGCCACAAAAGGCGAAGGCCATTCAAGGGTTATCGCAAATCCTGGTAGCGAAACATAATGGCCAAGTACCCGATAATTTTAAGGACCTAGAAGCACTGCCTGGGGTAGGTCATAAGACCGCTGGTGTTGTCATGGCACAAGCGTTTGGCCATCCAGCCTTTCCCGTTGATACTCACATCCATCGTCTCGCTCAGCGATGGGGCCTAACATCCGGGAAATCCGTGGAACAGACAGAGAGAGATCTTAAACGACTCTTTCCAGAATCAGCATGGAATAAGCTTCATCTTCAGATCATTTTTTGGGGGCGTGACTATTGCACGGCGAGAGGTTGCGACGGGCGAGTGTGTGAAATCTGTACCAACACCTACCCTGATCGCAAGCATGCTAAAAAACTGAAGAAACCTTGA
- the dapC gene encoding succinyldiaminopimelate transaminase: protein MNPYLETLQPYPFERLRALKKDIAPMMTPEIFLSIGEPKHAAPTIATEALINSMSEITRYPSTLGTPELRGAISSWLLNRFNAKVDSSTEVIPCNGTREGIFSLIQAIVDRHQDKPQVAMPNPFYQIYEGAALLAGAQPVFLNISKDTHGQPDFQAVDSETWQNTQLLILCTPGNPTGECLSVDTLKGLIALADQHDFIIASDECYSELYPSNSPAPAGLLQACAELGRTDFSRCLAIHSLSKRSNLPGLRSGFIAGDATIIKPYTTYRTYHGCAMSLPTQHASVAAWNDEQHVEVNRTAYDKKYGMFVERLSPFFDIQRPDASFYIWLNVNGDDQSFARELFRTTGITVLPGSFLARESHGVNPGYGYVRIALVAEFAECAEAADRIVAFMELHHEQS from the coding sequence ATGAACCCGTATTTAGAAACTTTACAGCCGTACCCGTTTGAACGACTACGCGCCCTTAAAAAAGACATCGCGCCAATGATGACACCCGAGATATTTCTCTCCATTGGCGAGCCCAAACACGCGGCACCTACTATTGCCACGGAAGCGCTGATTAACTCAATGAGTGAAATTACCCGCTATCCCAGCACACTAGGCACACCCGAACTCCGAGGCGCCATCTCCAGCTGGTTGCTCAACCGCTTTAATGCCAAGGTTGATTCAAGTACGGAAGTCATCCCCTGCAACGGCACTCGAGAAGGTATCTTTTCACTTATTCAAGCCATTGTAGATCGTCATCAGGACAAACCTCAGGTGGCGATGCCCAATCCGTTCTATCAAATTTACGAGGGTGCTGCGCTGCTTGCTGGTGCTCAACCTGTATTCCTTAACATCTCCAAGGACACTCACGGTCAGCCCGACTTTCAAGCGGTAGACTCCGAGACATGGCAGAACACTCAGTTACTCATACTTTGCACCCCGGGAAATCCTACCGGTGAATGTTTAAGCGTTGATACGCTTAAAGGGCTTATCGCTTTAGCCGATCAACATGACTTTATTATCGCTTCAGACGAATGCTATTCAGAACTCTATCCATCCAATTCTCCTGCGCCGGCGGGACTCCTACAAGCCTGTGCAGAACTTGGTAGAACGGATTTCTCTCGCTGCTTGGCAATTCATTCCTTAAGTAAACGCTCTAACTTACCTGGGCTGCGCTCAGGCTTTATTGCCGGTGACGCCACAATAATCAAACCCTACACAACCTATCGAACATATCATGGTTGTGCGATGAGCCTACCTACTCAGCATGCCTCCGTGGCTGCTTGGAATGATGAGCAACACGTTGAAGTTAATCGTACCGCCTACGACAAAAAATATGGCATGTTTGTCGAGCGCCTGTCGCCCTTCTTTGACATCCAACGGCCAGATGCCAGCTTCTACATCTGGTTAAATGTAAACGGCGACGATCAAAGTTTTGCTCGTGAGCTCTTTCGCACCACAGGTATTACCGTGCTACCCGGAAGCTTTCTCGCAAGAGAGTCCCATGGCGTTAACCCTGGATACGGTTATGTTCGAATAGCTCTGGTTGCCGAATTTGCTGAGTGCGCCGAAGCGGCAGATCGGATTGTTGCATTTATGGAGCTTCATCATGAACAAAGCTGA
- the glnD gene encoding [protein-PII] uridylyltransferase: protein MPANAPAPEFFDTNEFEQSFVTTPIISCYKQAIQTANNELDHRFVEGESIRSLVAERSDFFDYLLTHLWNRFIPTTAELELIAVGGYGRGELHPQSDLDILILVGDTNPEIDDQLSAYVTALWDLGLKIGHAVRSVEQAIALARKDLTVMTNIIESRGLAGNGELLEALVGQTRTEEMWNAQDYFNAKIEEQEIRHERNNNTEYNLEPNVKTAPGGLRDIQTIAWVAKRSFGAGDLPSLHKMGFLTDTEFSLLRNGETFLWRVRYGIHMLSKRPEERLQVDAQRQLADIFGYSDNPKALGVEQFMRRYYRWVATLSQLNEVLLQYLRESILGESPDSAPKTINRRFNTVDGYIQTSNTTIFARYPSAMLEIFDLMGDDPDIKGIRASTIRQLRAHLHLIDRRYRADLRNTSLFMEIMRSPYNLSRILKWMSEYGVLGAYLPEWDKITGLMQHDLFHRYTVDAHTLILVKHLRMFHQGLRSDDFPVATRVARKLPKPELLFIAGLFHDIAKGRGGNHAQLGAIDARNFCERHHLGAWDTNLVSWLIDKHLLMSGVSQKQDLSDPDVINRFAEKVGDQTYLDYLFCLTVADINATNPELWNSWKALLLRQLYHQTSAALARGAENPTNAIMWIADTKAGALAILKKDGYRIEDVEQLWSAYHDDYFLRENTADVAWHTRLTLDHNSDEPLVSVKDTRDSQAISATQIFVRTVDHPRVFAAITKALYRLNLSVYDARIHSLDDGFTADTFIVLDNNKETVAHDAAKVARIIEVITHDLTYINVVADSPSSKTSRLDQYFHRKTKASISTEPSERYSVLHVVTSDTPGLLARLATVLNRHDINLHFARTLTMGEKVEDTFHLTTAEGVPISNEDDINSLIDDIETSIDELHE from the coding sequence ATGCCAGCCAATGCTCCTGCACCTGAATTCTTCGATACCAATGAATTCGAACAGTCATTCGTAACAACCCCCATAATTAGTTGCTACAAACAGGCAATTCAAACAGCCAATAACGAGCTTGATCATCGATTTGTAGAGGGAGAGAGTATTCGCAGCTTAGTGGCCGAACGAAGCGACTTTTTTGACTACCTTTTGACTCACCTTTGGAATCGCTTTATTCCAACCACCGCCGAACTCGAACTCATCGCTGTCGGGGGATACGGACGCGGAGAACTTCATCCACAATCGGATCTAGACATCCTAATTCTGGTTGGCGATACAAACCCTGAGATCGACGATCAGCTTAGCGCCTATGTGACGGCTCTTTGGGATCTAGGTCTTAAGATCGGACACGCCGTTCGATCGGTAGAGCAAGCCATTGCGCTAGCGCGCAAAGACCTCACCGTAATGACCAACATTATCGAGTCTCGGGGTCTTGCGGGAAACGGTGAGTTACTTGAGGCATTAGTCGGTCAAACTCGCACCGAAGAAATGTGGAACGCTCAGGACTACTTCAATGCAAAGATTGAAGAGCAAGAGATTCGCCATGAACGAAATAATAATACCGAGTACAACCTAGAGCCGAACGTTAAAACAGCTCCTGGGGGATTGAGAGATATCCAAACTATCGCCTGGGTGGCCAAGCGAAGCTTTGGCGCAGGCGATCTTCCTTCACTGCATAAAATGGGTTTTTTGACCGATACCGAATTTTCACTCCTTCGCAATGGTGAAACATTCCTCTGGCGAGTTCGCTACGGCATTCACATGCTCAGTAAGCGCCCCGAGGAACGCCTTCAGGTAGATGCCCAACGACAGCTTGCCGATATTTTTGGCTACTCCGACAACCCGAAAGCGCTTGGCGTAGAGCAATTTATGCGTCGTTATTATCGCTGGGTGGCAACACTCTCTCAACTCAACGAAGTGTTATTGCAGTACTTGCGCGAATCCATTTTGGGTGAATCTCCGGACAGCGCGCCCAAGACGATAAACCGACGCTTCAACACCGTCGATGGCTACATTCAAACTAGCAATACCACTATATTCGCGCGCTACCCCTCGGCCATGTTAGAGATCTTCGATCTCATGGGAGACGATCCAGACATCAAGGGCATTAGAGCATCAACTATCCGACAACTTCGAGCTCACCTCCACCTCATTGATCGGCGTTATCGTGCCGACCTTCGCAATACCTCATTATTCATGGAGATTATGCGCAGCCCTTATAATTTAAGCCGCATACTGAAATGGATGTCTGAGTACGGAGTCCTTGGCGCCTACTTACCCGAATGGGATAAGATTACTGGGCTAATGCAGCACGACCTCTTTCATCGCTATACGGTTGATGCGCATACACTCATCTTGGTAAAACACCTGCGTATGTTCCATCAGGGGCTTCGCAGTGATGACTTCCCGGTTGCGACTCGGGTTGCCCGCAAACTACCCAAACCAGAACTTCTCTTTATTGCGGGGCTGTTTCATGACATAGCCAAAGGGCGAGGCGGAAATCATGCTCAGCTTGGCGCTATCGATGCGAGAAATTTTTGCGAGCGTCACCACCTTGGCGCCTGGGACACCAACCTAGTTAGTTGGCTAATTGATAAACATCTATTGATGAGTGGCGTCTCGCAAAAACAAGATCTTTCCGATCCTGACGTGATTAACCGTTTTGCAGAAAAAGTGGGCGATCAGACCTACCTCGACTATTTATTCTGTCTCACTGTTGCCGATATCAATGCCACCAACCCAGAGCTCTGGAATAGCTGGAAAGCACTGTTGCTTCGTCAGTTGTACCACCAAACAAGTGCTGCACTAGCGCGCGGAGCTGAGAACCCTACCAACGCCATCATGTGGATTGCGGACACAAAGGCTGGGGCGTTAGCCATCCTCAAAAAAGATGGTTATCGCATTGAAGACGTTGAGCAACTTTGGAGCGCTTACCATGATGATTATTTTCTTCGCGAAAATACTGCCGACGTAGCGTGGCACACACGCCTTACACTGGATCACAATTCAGATGAACCGCTCGTATCGGTCAAGGACACCCGAGATTCTCAGGCTATTTCGGCCACGCAGATTTTCGTTCGAACCGTTGACCACCCAAGAGTGTTCGCCGCCATCACCAAAGCACTTTACCGGCTGAATCTGAGCGTCTATGACGCGCGAATCCACTCACTCGATGATGGCTTTACCGCGGACACGTTCATTGTCCTCGATAATAACAAAGAAACCGTGGCACACGATGCAGCGAAGGTGGCGAGAATTATTGAGGTGATCACTCATGATCTCACCTACATTAATGTTGTTGCCGATTCACCTAGCAGCAAAACTAGTCGTTTAGATCAGTACTTCCATCGCAAGACCAAAGCATCTATTAGTACCGAACCTAGTGAGCGTTACTCAGTCTTGCACGTCGTCACGTCGGACACACCCGGCCTTCTAGCCCGACTTGCAACGGTACTTAACCGCCATGATATTAACCTCCACTTCGCTCGGACCCTTACCATGGGCGAAAAGGTAGAGGACACCTTTCATTTAACCACTGCAGAAGGTGTACCCATTTCAAATGAAGATGACATAAATAGCCTCATCGATGACATCGAAACCTCCATTGATGAGCTCCACGAGTAA
- the map gene encoding type I methionyl aminopeptidase yields MSISLKSPAEIEEMRVACQMAAEVLVVIGDYVKPGMTTGEIDQICHDYIVNKQKAIPACLNYNGFPKSICTSINHVVCHGIPSASRKLKEGDIINIDVTVIENGWHGDTSKMFFVGKVSPHAKRLVEITQECMYKGIELVKPGAKLGDIGHVIQQHAEANYYSVVREYCGHGIGKVFHEEPQVLHYGRPDTGLELKEGMVFTIEPMINQGKRHTKLKRDGWTVETKDGRLSAQWEHTIAVTATGVDVLTKRSDEILPF; encoded by the coding sequence ATGAGCATTAGCTTAAAATCACCCGCCGAAATTGAAGAGATGCGCGTTGCGTGTCAAATGGCCGCAGAGGTGCTCGTCGTGATTGGCGACTACGTCAAGCCCGGCATGACCACTGGCGAGATTGACCAAATCTGCCACGATTATATTGTTAACAAACAAAAGGCTATTCCCGCCTGTTTGAATTACAACGGTTTCCCCAAATCAATCTGCACTTCTATTAACCACGTAGTTTGTCATGGCATCCCTAGCGCGAGTCGCAAACTTAAAGAAGGTGACATCATCAATATTGACGTCACGGTGATCGAAAACGGGTGGCACGGCGACACCAGTAAAATGTTTTTTGTGGGCAAAGTTAGCCCCCATGCCAAGCGTCTGGTTGAGATCACCCAAGAGTGTATGTACAAAGGTATTGAACTGGTTAAGCCGGGCGCGAAGCTCGGTGATATTGGCCACGTGATCCAACAGCATGCTGAAGCAAACTACTATAGCGTTGTCAGAGAGTATTGCGGTCACGGGATTGGAAAGGTATTCCATGAAGAGCCGCAGGTACTTCACTATGGTCGCCCCGATACGGGCCTCGAACTCAAAGAGGGTATGGTCTTCACTATTGAACCTATGATCAACCAGGGGAAACGCCACACTAAACTAAAACGCGATGGTTGGACCGTTGAAACGAAAGACGGACGCCTTTCTGCTCAGTGGGAACACACCATTGCCGTGACCGCTACGGGTGTAGACGTTTTAACCAAGCGAAGCGACGAAATCCTCCCGTTCTAA
- the rpsB gene encoding 30S ribosomal protein S2, which yields MANVLMRDLLKAGAHFGHQTRYWNPKMGKYIFGARNKIHIINLEHTVPAFNEALDLVKKLASNNNKVLFVGTKRAAGKIMAEEATRAGQPHVTHRWLGGMLTNYKTIRASIRKLRELEAQSADGTFEKLTKKEALMRTRQMAKLENSIGGIKDMGGLPDALFVIDVDHERIAIQEANKLGIPVIGIVDTNSNPDGVDYIIPANDDAIRAIKLYSVAVADAVLEGKAGEVVAKDEFVEVEGEQAAK from the coding sequence ATGGCAAACGTATTAATGCGTGATCTGCTTAAAGCAGGCGCACACTTCGGTCACCAAACTCGTTACTGGAACCCTAAGATGGGTAAATACATCTTTGGCGCACGTAACAAGATTCATATCATTAACCTTGAGCACACTGTTCCTGCTTTCAATGAAGCACTTGATCTTGTTAAGAAGCTAGCTTCTAACAACAACAAAGTTCTTTTTGTTGGTACTAAGCGCGCTGCGGGTAAGATTATGGCTGAAGAAGCAACTCGCGCAGGCCAGCCGCACGTTACTCACCGTTGGTTGGGTGGCATGCTTACTAACTACAAAACAATCCGTGCTTCGATCCGCAAGCTACGTGAGCTAGAAGCTCAGTCAGCAGACGGTACGTTCGAAAAGCTAACCAAGAAAGAAGCGCTAATGCGCACTCGTCAAATGGCTAAGCTTGAGAACTCAATCGGTGGTATCAAGGACATGGGCGGTCTACCTGACGCGCTATTCGTAATTGACGTTGATCATGAGCGTATCGCAATCCAGGAAGCTAACAAGCTAGGCATCCCAGTAATCGGTATCGTTGATACTAACAGCAACCCAGACGGCGTTGACTACATCATCCCTGCAAACGATGATGCAATCCGCGCAATCAAGTTGTACTCAGTTGCAGTAGCTGATGCAGTACTTGAAGGTAAGGCTGGTGAAGTTGTAGCAAAGGATGAGTTCGTTGAAGTAGAAGGCGAACAGGCTGCTAAATAA
- the tsf gene encoding translation elongation factor Ts, translating into MAISASMVKELRDRTGLGMMECKKALKEAGGDVEKAIEDLRKASGLKAAKKAGRTAAEGLLAVRGSASVATMVEVNSETDFVARDDGFKGFVSDVCVAAEAQGSDDVAALLANGIEAQREALVQKIGENISVRRIARLEAPVTGFYLHSTGRIGVLVGLEGGSEELARDVAMHIAAVNPRVAKPEDMPEDVVEAEKGIIKAQPDMEGKPAEIVEKMMVGRIRKFLAENSLVEQAFVKNPELTVGKLLKEAGADITGFIRFEVGEGIEKEETDFAAEVAAQVQGSK; encoded by the coding sequence ATGGCTATTTCAGCGTCAATGGTTAAAGAACTTCGCGATCGTACCGGTCTTGGCATGATGGAGTGCAAAAAAGCACTTAAAGAAGCCGGCGGTGATGTCGAGAAGGCAATTGAAGATCTACGTAAAGCGTCAGGTCTTAAGGCAGCTAAGAAAGCAGGTCGTACAGCGGCTGAAGGTCTTTTGGCTGTTCGTGGTTCAGCATCGGTTGCAACCATGGTAGAAGTTAACTCAGAAACTGACTTTGTTGCGCGTGATGACGGCTTCAAGGGCTTCGTTAGTGACGTTTGTGTTGCAGCGGAAGCGCAGGGTTCTGATGATGTTGCAGCATTGCTTGCTAACGGTATCGAAGCTCAACGTGAAGCGCTTGTGCAGAAGATTGGTGAAAACATCTCTGTTCGTCGTATCGCTCGTTTAGAAGCGCCTGTTACAGGTTTCTACTTGCACTCAACAGGTCGTATCGGTGTTCTTGTTGGTCTTGAGGGTGGCTCTGAAGAGTTAGCTCGTGACGTAGCAATGCACATTGCAGCGGTTAACCCGCGTGTTGCAAAGCCAGAAGATATGCCTGAAGATGTTGTTGAAGCTGAAAAAGGCATTATCAAGGCACAGCCTGATATGGAAGGTAAGCCAGCAGAAATCGTTGAGAAGATGATGGTTGGTCGTATCCGTAAGTTCTTGGCTGAAAACAGCTTGGTAGAGCAGGCGTTCGTTAAGAACCCTGAGCTAACAGTTGGTAAGCTTCTTAAAGAAGCGGGTGCTGATATTACTGGCTTCATTCGTTTCGAAGTGGGTGAAGGCATCGAAAAAGAAGAAACTGACTTCGCAGCAGAAGTGGCGGCTCAGGTTCAGGGTAGCAAGTAA
- the pyrH gene encoding UMP kinase — protein MGVTEKKAKDRKYKRILLKLSGEELMGDGDFGIDPKVLDKMALEIGQLVGIGVQVGLVIGGGNLFRGKALSEAGLDRVAGDHMGMLATVMNALAMRDALERANISSRVMSAIPMSGIVDHYDRRQAVRCLANNEVLIFAAGTGNPFFTTDSAASLRGIEIEADIVLKATKVDGVYTADPMKDPAAVMYDRLSYDEVLDKKLGVMDLTSICLVRDHGMPVRVFRMSKAGALLNIVVGDNEGTLIEE, from the coding sequence ATGGGTGTGACTGAAAAGAAGGCAAAAGATCGTAAGTACAAGCGAATTCTATTGAAGCTTAGCGGCGAAGAGCTAATGGGTGACGGAGACTTCGGTATCGACCCAAAAGTACTTGATAAGATGGCGCTTGAAATAGGTCAGCTTGTTGGTATTGGTGTTCAGGTAGGTCTTGTTATCGGTGGCGGAAACCTATTTCGTGGTAAAGCGCTGAGCGAAGCTGGACTCGATCGCGTTGCTGGTGACCATATGGGTATGCTGGCTACGGTAATGAATGCATTAGCGATGCGTGACGCACTTGAGCGAGCGAATATCTCCAGCCGTGTTATGTCGGCCATTCCAATGAGCGGTATTGTTGATCATTACGACCGTCGTCAAGCTGTTCGCTGTCTTGCGAATAACGAAGTTTTGATTTTTGCGGCGGGTACTGGCAATCCATTCTTTACTACGGACTCTGCTGCATCGCTCCGCGGTATTGAAATTGAAGCGGATATCGTGCTGAAAGCAACTAAGGTAGATGGTGTCTACACGGCTGATCCGATGAAGGATCCGGCTGCGGTAATGTATGACCGCCTTAGCTACGATGAAGTGCTTGATAAGAAGCTGGGTGTTATGGATTTAACGTCAATATGCCTAGTACGTGATCACGGAATGCCTGTTCGCGTCTTTAGAATGTCAAAAGCAGGTGCGCTATTAAATATCGTTGTTGGCGATAATGAAGGCACCTTGATAGAGGAATAA
- the frr gene encoding ribosome recycling factor, with protein MMNEIQSDAKARMEKSLVALTSAFSKIRTGRAHPAILDTVFVDYYGTPTPLKQVANIGVEDARTLTVSPWEKPMTPVIEKAIMASDLGLNPATSGTLIRVPMPMLTEETRKQYTKQARAEAETARVSVRNARRDANADFKDLLKEKEISEDELRRGEDQIQKLTDQYVAKIAEMLEVKERDLMEI; from the coding sequence ATGATGAATGAAATTCAGTCTGACGCGAAGGCGCGGATGGAGAAAAGTTTGGTCGCGCTAACGAGTGCATTTAGTAAAATTCGTACTGGTCGTGCACACCCTGCCATTCTTGATACCGTTTTTGTTGATTACTACGGTACGCCAACCCCTTTGAAGCAAGTTGCTAATATTGGCGTTGAAGATGCTCGTACGCTAACGGTTTCTCCTTGGGAGAAGCCGATGACGCCAGTTATTGAAAAAGCAATCATGGCTTCGGATTTGGGCTTGAATCCTGCAACGTCTGGTACCTTGATTCGCGTGCCAATGCCAATGCTAACCGAAGAGACTCGAAAGCAATACACCAAGCAGGCGAGAGCTGAGGCGGAAACGGCTCGAGTTTCGGTTCGTAACGCGCGCCGCGATGCCAATGCCGACTTCAAAGATTTGCTTAAGGAAAAGGAAATTTCTGAAGATGAATTGCGTCGTGGTGAAGATCAGATTCAGAAATTGACGGATCAGTACGTTGCCAAGATCGCAGAGATGCTTGAGGTGAAAGAACGAGATTTGATGGAAATTTAA
- the uppS gene encoding polyprenyl diphosphate synthase yields the protein MSGNSIPQHVAIIMDGNNRWAKARKKFGIAGHQEGVERVREILEAAIASGVKVLTLYAFSSENWQRPAAEVKGLMALLQRYLEKEAKLLAKKNVRLHLIGSRERFSKKLNAVMDEAERVTENGEYQLNIAVDYGGRWDIVEAAKKLAQDVKAGRLEVDEINEALFTQACQLSDVPEPDLLIRTGGEQRISNYLIWQCAYTEFYFTPELWPDFTGESLEKALVDYAGRQRRFGMTSEQIAAQGS from the coding sequence TTGAGTGGAAATTCTATCCCTCAGCATGTTGCTATCATCATGGATGGTAATAATCGCTGGGCAAAGGCGCGAAAAAAGTTTGGCATCGCTGGCCATCAAGAGGGCGTGGAACGCGTTCGTGAAATCCTAGAGGCGGCTATTGCCTCGGGCGTAAAAGTCTTAACGCTCTACGCGTTTTCTAGCGAGAACTGGCAGCGTCCCGCAGCGGAAGTCAAAGGGCTGATGGCGCTGCTCCAGCGTTACCTTGAAAAGGAAGCTAAGCTGCTGGCGAAAAAGAATGTTCGGCTGCATTTGATAGGCTCTAGAGAGCGATTCTCTAAGAAGTTGAACGCGGTGATGGATGAAGCTGAGCGCGTAACGGAGAATGGCGAATACCAATTGAATATCGCCGTGGATTACGGCGGTCGTTGGGATATCGTGGAGGCGGCGAAAAAGCTAGCTCAAGACGTTAAAGCCGGCAGGCTTGAAGTGGACGAAATTAACGAGGCGTTATTTACGCAGGCATGCCAATTGAGTGATGTGCCGGAGCCTGATTTATTGATTAGAACGGGCGGTGAACAACGGATAAGTAACTACTTAATCTGGCAATGCGCCTATACTGAATTTTATTTTACGCCCGAACTGTGGCCTGACTTTACAGGCGAGAGCCTTGAGAAGGCGCTGGTGGATTACGCGGGGCGGCAACGTCGCTTTGGTATGACATCGGAACAGATAGCGGCGCAAGGGTCTTAA
- a CDS encoding phosphatidate cytidylyltransferase, giving the protein MLKQRVITAVVIAALFIAGVVYSNPLQGTLFLAVVWLLGAWEWAQLAAIANRWVKAVFVGFVALVMVALHWLTFDGLTSFDIEVVRTVFIGASLVWGVLFLWIQGYPSSATIWRHPVVVLTLGILVLVPAWYAMVLLKLEQNYAVILIAVLLMAVGNDTGAFAVGKTIGKHKLAKEVSPKKTWEGFFGGVVLGSIVGVLIGYLLGLSASEWKGWILATLAAIVGSVIGDLAESMFKRQAGVKDSGVLLPGHGGFLDRLDSLSAAFPLFALVYFFEFY; this is encoded by the coding sequence ATGCTTAAGCAGCGAGTTATAACCGCAGTGGTTATTGCAGCTTTATTTATCGCAGGCGTTGTTTACTCTAACCCTCTGCAAGGAACGCTTTTTTTGGCCGTAGTTTGGCTACTTGGTGCTTGGGAGTGGGCTCAGTTAGCAGCCATCGCTAACCGCTGGGTCAAGGCTGTCTTCGTTGGTTTCGTAGCGCTGGTGATGGTGGCGCTTCACTGGTTGACCTTCGACGGTTTGACTAGTTTTGATATCGAAGTTGTGCGCACCGTCTTTATTGGCGCTAGCCTTGTTTGGGGGGTGCTATTTCTCTGGATACAGGGTTATCCATCGTCGGCGACTATTTGGCGCCATCCAGTGGTCGTCCTAACGCTCGGCATACTAGTATTAGTGCCAGCTTGGTACGCCATGGTGTTGCTCAAGCTTGAACAGAACTATGCCGTTATTCTGATTGCAGTGCTCTTGATGGCGGTGGGCAATGACACGGGTGCCTTCGCCGTGGGTAAAACCATCGGTAAGCACAAATTGGCAAAAGAGGTGAGTCCCAAGAAAACCTGGGAGGGCTTCTTTGGTGGTGTGGTGCTGGGGTCTATTGTTGGTGTGCTAATTGGTTACCTGTTGGGCTTATCTGCATCAGAGTGGAAGGGGTGGATCTTAGCAACACTCGCCGCAATAGTCGGTTCGGTCATTGGTGACCTCGCTGAGAGCATGTTCAAGCGGCAGGCAGGTGTGAAGGATTCGGGTGTACTGCTTCCTGGTCACGGCGGGTTCTTGGATCGATTGGACTCTCTGTCTGCGGCATTTCCGCTGTTCGCGCTTGTTTACTTCTTTGAGTTCTACTGA